From Salmo salar chromosome ssa04, Ssal_v3.1, whole genome shotgun sequence, one genomic window encodes:
- the LOC106610327 gene encoding uncharacterized protein, giving the protein MALKGYTKQKNKTNSPYYLENILETNEHPEDHREYVMFHGTTKEATELIKKNGFTPSREELGPGVYVSRDIGKAIKYPLGVSNNKRRVLKVRVDVGKVKIIDQQNHPMQETWHTEHGYDTAWVPPGVSMVLSNQQGNCIYDPKRIKVMQVMKVKENNISRHRHLQSGVTPEDSHVYVMYHGTSKQAAVEIQRHGFTPSTDGMLGAGVYVSRDIRKAIKYPIGADDSDRMVLKVKVDVGKVKIIDVQGHDRQYDWHTHGYDTAWVPPGVDMVPSNQQENCVYDPKRIKVMALLKVAILKKLNPSLEVES; this is encoded by the exons ATGGCTTTGAAGGGGTACACCaagcagaaaaacaaaacaaattcaCCATACTACTTAGAGAACATTCTTGAGACCAATGAGCATCCAGAGGATCACAGAGAATATGTGATGTTCCACGGCACCACAAAAGAGGCTACAGAGTTGATAAAGAAGAATGGCTTCACACCATCAAGAGAAGAACTTGGGCCTGGTGTGTATGTCAGTCGAGACATCGGGAAAGCAATTAAATACCCCCTTGGTGTTTCCAACAATAAGAGAAGAGTACTAAAAGTCAGAGTGGATGTAGGGAAGGTTAAAATCATCGATCAACAGAACCACCCCATGCAGGAGACCTGGCATACCGAGCATGGATATGACACCGCCTGGGTTCCCCCAGGGGTCAGTATGGTGCTGAGCAACCAACAGGGGAACTGTATCTACGACCCAAAGAGAATCAAAGTCATGCAGGTCATGAAAGTGAAAGAAAACAACAT ATCTAGACACCGTCATCTTCAGAGTGGAGTCACCCCTGAGGACAGCCACGTCTACGTGATGTATCATGGAACATCAAAACAGGCTGCAGTAGAAATACAGAGACATGGCTTCACACCATCCACAGATGGTATGCTTGGTGCAGGTGTCTATGTCAGTCGAGACATCAGAAAAGCAATTAAATACCCCATTGGTGCCGATGACTCAGACAGGATGGTTCTGAAAGTAAAGGTGGATGTTGGCAAGGTTAAGATCATTGATGTGCAGGGTCACGACAGGCAATACGACTGGCACACACATGGGTATGACACTGCCTGGGTTCCAcctggtgttgacatggtgcCGAGCAACCAACAGGAGAACTGTGTCTACGACCCAAAGAGAATCAAAGTCATGGCATTGCTGAAAGTGGCCATCTTGAAAAA GTTAAACCCGTCACTGGAGGTTGAGTCTTGA